The Synechococcus sp. M16.1 genome includes the window CAACCGCCTCCTGCGCCGGGTGCGTGATGTGGCCAGCGTGCGTGGCGGTCGTGGTGGAGCCATTGATCAGGCCCTGGTGGGAGAGGCCCTGAGCCTGCACCGCGTGGATCATCGGGGCCTCGATGCCAGCGATCGGCGTTTGCTGCAGCTGCTGATCGACCACCACGGTGGTGGCCCGGTGGGCCTGGAGACGCTGGCGGCGGCCCTTGGCGATGATCCCGTCACCCTGGAGACCGTGGTAGAGCCGTTTTTGTTGCAACAGGGGTTGCTGATGCGCACTCCCCGCGGCCGAATGGTCACGGATGCGGCCCGCAGTCATCTGGCCGAGGCTGCATGAATCGGTTTCTCGTCCTGTTGATGAGTCTGGTGCTGGCCCTGCCAGTGCAGGCCCTCGATCTGCAGGGGCTTTATGAGCAGGCGCTGACGGCAAGCCGTCAGGGGGATTTTGTGGAGGCGTTGCCCCTTTGGGACCGCTTCCTGGAGCAGGTTCCAGACGATGCAGCAGCGCTGAGCAACCGCGGCAATGTGCGTCTCGCTCTGGGTGATCCTTCCGGGGCCATCGACGATCAGAGCGCCTCGATTGTGCTGGCGCCGGAGGAAAGCGACCCGCATCTGAACCGGGGCACGGCGGAGGAAGCGCTTCAGGACTGGTCCGCGGCAGCGGACGACTATCTCTGGATTCTGGAGCGCGATCCGCAGGATGCCTCAGCCCTCTACAACCTGGCCAATGTGCGTGGCTCGCAAGGGGACTGGCCTTTGGCGCGAGAGCTTTATGGCCAGGCTGCTCTTGCCCGCCCCGGCTTCGCCATGGCCCGCTCCAGCGAGGCGCTGGCGGCCTGGCAAGCAGGAGATCTCGATTGGGCGGAGGCGGAATTGCGCAAACTGATCCGTCGCTATCCCTTGTTCGCCGACGCTCGGGCGGCCCTCAGCGGCCTGCTCTGGCGCGAAGGATCCAGTGGTGAAGCCGAAAGCCACTGGGCCGCGGCGGCCGGCCTGGATCAGCGTTACCGCCAGGCCGATTGGCTGGAGCAGGTGCGCCGCTGGCCACCGCAGCCGACGGCGGATCTGATGGCGTTCCTTGCCTTGGAGGCGTCCTGAGATGACCCAAGCGGCGTCCCTGTCCGATCGACTCAGCCGTGAGCTGCCTGAGCTGCTGAAGCTGCGCCGGCATCTGCATGCCCACCCTGAGCTCAGCGGTGAGGAACATCAGACGGCTGCTCTGGTCGCCGGTGAACTGCGTCAGCTGGGTTGGCGGGTTCGTGAGGGAGTTGGCCGCACGGGCGTGATGGCCGAGTTGGGGCCTGATCACGGCCCCACGGTGGGTTTGCGGGTGGACATGGATGCTCTTCCGGTGGAGGAGCGCACCGGGCTGAGCTATGCCTCCACCCGCCAGGGTCTGATGCATGCCTGTGGCCACGACCTTCACACCTGCACGGGCCTTGGTGTCGCGCGCTTGCTGGCTCAGGAGCCCCACTTAGGGGCTCGAGTGCGGCTGCTGTTTCAACCTGCCGAAGAGTTGGCCCAGGGGGCGGTTTGGATGCGAGATGCGGGGGCGGTGGAAGGCCTTGATGCCTTGTACGGCGTTCACGTGGTGCCGAATCTGCCGGTGGGCACCGTGGGAATACGGCGGGGTTGTCTTACGGCGGCGGCCGGTGAGCTGGAAATCTTTGTTCAGGGTCAGGGTGGCCATGGCGCCCGTCCCCATCAGTCGGTGGATGCTGTTTGGCTGGCGGCTCGGGTGATCACAGAGCTTCAGCAGAGCATCACCCGCCGCTTGGATGCGTTGCAGCCGGTGGTGATCAGTTTCGGCAAGGTGGAGGGCGGCCGCGCTTTCAACGTGATTGCCGATCAGGTGCGCTTGCTGGGTACGGTGCGCTGTCT containing:
- a CDS encoding tetratricopeptide repeat protein, whose product is MNRFLVLLMSLVLALPVQALDLQGLYEQALTASRQGDFVEALPLWDRFLEQVPDDAAALSNRGNVRLALGDPSGAIDDQSASIVLAPEESDPHLNRGTAEEALQDWSAAADDYLWILERDPQDASALYNLANVRGSQGDWPLARELYGQAALARPGFAMARSSEALAAWQAGDLDWAEAELRKLIRRYPLFADARAALSGLLWREGSSGEAESHWAAAAGLDQRYRQADWLEQVRRWPPQPTADLMAFLALEAS
- a CDS encoding amidohydrolase, which produces MTQAASLSDRLSRELPELLKLRRHLHAHPELSGEEHQTAALVAGELRQLGWRVREGVGRTGVMAELGPDHGPTVGLRVDMDALPVEERTGLSYASTRQGLMHACGHDLHTCTGLGVARLLAQEPHLGARVRLLFQPAEELAQGAVWMRDAGAVEGLDALYGVHVVPNLPVGTVGIRRGCLTAAAGELEIFVQGQGGHGARPHQSVDAVWLAARVITELQQSITRRLDALQPVVISFGKVEGGRAFNVIADQVRLLGTVRCLDLQQHAQLPAWIDETVQGICATGGGTAVVNYRCIAPPVHNDPRLTTLLERCAVECLGRDKVLPVEQPSMGAEDFAELLRDVPGMMVRLGVAGPEGCAPLHNGAFALEEDALGVGIAVLTATVLAWITENTSA